In one Grus americana isolate bGruAme1 chromosome 1, bGruAme1.mat, whole genome shotgun sequence genomic region, the following are encoded:
- the RCBTB1 gene encoding RCC1 and BTB domain-containing protein 1 isoform X1, protein MTHSSIMVDVGKWPIFTLLSPQEIASIRKACVFGTSANEAIYITHNDEVFVFGLNCNNCLGTGDNQSTIVPKKLEALCGKKISNLSYGSGPHVVLCTEDGEVYAWGHNGYSQLGNGTTNQGISPVQVCTNLLLKKVVEVACGSHHSMALSFDGDLYAWGYNNCGQVGSGSTANQPTPRRVSNCLQGKMVVGIACGQTSSMAVVNNGEVYGWGYNGNGQLGLGNNGNQLTPCRVAALHGLCVLQIACGYAHTLALTDEGLLYAWGANTYGQLGTGNKSNQLSPVQIMMEKERVVEIAACHSAHTSAAKTQSGQVYMWGQCRGQSVILPHLTHFACTDDVFACFATPAVMWRLLSVEHEDFLTVAESLKKEFDSLETSDLKFRVDGKYIHVHKAVLKIRCEHFRTMFQSYWNEDMKEVIEIDQFSYPVYRAFLEYLYTDSVDLPPEDAIGLLDLATSYCENRLKKLCQHIIKRGITVENAFSLLSAAVRYDAEDLEEFCFKFCVNHLTEVTQTTAFWQMDGPLLKEFIAKASKCGAFKN, encoded by the exons ATGACACACAGCAGCATCATGGTGGATGTAGGCAAATGGCCAATATTCACCTTACTGTCACCTCAAGAAATAGCGTCTATTCGGAAAGCATGCGTATTTGGTACATCAGCCAATGAAGCTATATACATAACACACAACGATGAG GTATTTGTTTTTGGACTGAATTGCAATAATTGTTTGGGAACTGGAGATAATCAGAGTACAATAGTACCAAAGAAATTAGAAGCCTTATGTGGAAAGAAGATTTCCAATCTCAGTTATGGAAGCGGACCCCATGTTGTACTTTGTACTGAAG atgGTGAAGTGTATGCTTGGGGCCATAATGGTTACAGCCAGCTTGGGAACGGCACAACCAATCAGGGCATTAGTCCTGTTCAAGTTTGCACAAATCTGTTATTAAAGAAGGTGGTGGAAGTAGCTTGTGGCTCTCATCATTCCATGGCGCTGTCATTTGATGGGGAT CTGTACGCTTGGGGCTATAATAACTGTGGTCAAGTTGGATCTGGATCTACAGCAAACCAGCCAACTCCTCGCAGAGTTTCGAACTGTTTACAGGGCAAAATGGTAGTTGGCATTGCTTGTGGTCAGACCTCCTCCATGGCTGTAGTAAACAATGGTGAG GTTTATGGCTGGGGTTACAATGGTAATGGTCAGCTAGGTCTTGGAAACAATGGCAATCAACTAACACCATGCAGAGTGGCAGCGTTACATGGTCTGTGTGTACTCCAG ATTGCCTGTGGCTATGCGCACACACTAGCACTAACAGATGAGGGTTTGCTCTATGCCTGGGGAGCTAACACTTATGGGCAGCTGGGAACTGGCAATAAAAGTAACCAGCTAAGCCCGGTGCAGATCatgatggaaaaagaaag GGTTGTGGAGATTGCAGCCTGTCACTCTGCTCACACGTCAGCTGCCAAGACCCAGAGCGGCCAGGTGTACATGTGGGGTCAATGCCGTGGGCAGTCAGTGATCCTTCCCCACCTCACTCACTTTGCCTGCACTGACGAtgtgtttgcttgctttgctACCCCTGCCGTTATGTGGCGTCTTCTGTCAGTAG AGCATGAAGACTTTTTAACAGTAGCAGAATCTCTGAAGAAAGAGTTTGACAGCCTAGAAACCTCAGACCTAAAGTTCCGTGTGGATGGAAAATACATCCATGTCCATAAAGCTGTTCTGAAAATCAG GTGTGAACACTTCAGAACCATGTTCCAGTCATACTGGAATGAGGATATGAAGGAAGTGATAGAAATAGACCAATTTTCTTATCCTGTGTATCGTGCCTTTCTTGAGTACTTGTATACAGACAGTGTTGACCTTCCGCCTGAAGATGCAATAG GACTTCTGGATTTGGCTACTTCGTACTGTGAAAATAGACTGAAAAAACTGTGTCAACACATTATCAAGAGAGGAATTACTGTcgaaaatgcattttcattgctctctgctgctgtcagatATGATGCAGAG gaCTTAGAGGAGTTCTGCTTTAAGTTTTGTGTCAATCATTTGACGGAAGTGACACAAACTACAGCATTTTGGCAAATGGATGGTCCCCTGCTAAAGGAATTCATTGCTAAAGCCAGTAAATGTGGAGCCTTTAAGAACTGA
- the RCBTB1 gene encoding RCC1 and BTB domain-containing protein 1 isoform X2: MTHSSIMVDVGKWPIFTLLSPQEIASIRKACVFGTSANEAIYITHNDEVFVFGLNCNNCLGTGDNQSTIVPKKLEALCGKKISNLSYGSGPHVVLCTEDGEVYAWGHNGYSQLGNGTTNQGISPVQVCTNLLLKKVVEVACGSHHSMALSFDGDLYAWGYNNCGQVGSGSTANQPTPRRVSNCLQGKMVVGIACGQTSSMAVVNNGEVYGWGYNGNGQLGLGNNGNQLTPCRVAALHGLCVLQIACGYAHTLALTDEGLLYAWGANTYGQLGTGNKSNQLSPVQIMMEKERVVEIAACHSAHTSAAKTQSGQVYMWGQCRGQSVILPHLTHFACTDDVFACFATPAVMWRLLSVEHEDFLTVAESLKKEFDSLETSDLKFRVDGKYIHVHKAVLKIRTSGFGYFVL, encoded by the exons ATGACACACAGCAGCATCATGGTGGATGTAGGCAAATGGCCAATATTCACCTTACTGTCACCTCAAGAAATAGCGTCTATTCGGAAAGCATGCGTATTTGGTACATCAGCCAATGAAGCTATATACATAACACACAACGATGAG GTATTTGTTTTTGGACTGAATTGCAATAATTGTTTGGGAACTGGAGATAATCAGAGTACAATAGTACCAAAGAAATTAGAAGCCTTATGTGGAAAGAAGATTTCCAATCTCAGTTATGGAAGCGGACCCCATGTTGTACTTTGTACTGAAG atgGTGAAGTGTATGCTTGGGGCCATAATGGTTACAGCCAGCTTGGGAACGGCACAACCAATCAGGGCATTAGTCCTGTTCAAGTTTGCACAAATCTGTTATTAAAGAAGGTGGTGGAAGTAGCTTGTGGCTCTCATCATTCCATGGCGCTGTCATTTGATGGGGAT CTGTACGCTTGGGGCTATAATAACTGTGGTCAAGTTGGATCTGGATCTACAGCAAACCAGCCAACTCCTCGCAGAGTTTCGAACTGTTTACAGGGCAAAATGGTAGTTGGCATTGCTTGTGGTCAGACCTCCTCCATGGCTGTAGTAAACAATGGTGAG GTTTATGGCTGGGGTTACAATGGTAATGGTCAGCTAGGTCTTGGAAACAATGGCAATCAACTAACACCATGCAGAGTGGCAGCGTTACATGGTCTGTGTGTACTCCAG ATTGCCTGTGGCTATGCGCACACACTAGCACTAACAGATGAGGGTTTGCTCTATGCCTGGGGAGCTAACACTTATGGGCAGCTGGGAACTGGCAATAAAAGTAACCAGCTAAGCCCGGTGCAGATCatgatggaaaaagaaag GGTTGTGGAGATTGCAGCCTGTCACTCTGCTCACACGTCAGCTGCCAAGACCCAGAGCGGCCAGGTGTACATGTGGGGTCAATGCCGTGGGCAGTCAGTGATCCTTCCCCACCTCACTCACTTTGCCTGCACTGACGAtgtgtttgcttgctttgctACCCCTGCCGTTATGTGGCGTCTTCTGTCAGTAG AGCATGAAGACTTTTTAACAGTAGCAGAATCTCTGAAGAAAGAGTTTGACAGCCTAGAAACCTCAGACCTAAAGTTCCGTGTGGATGGAAAATACATCCATGTCCATAAAGCTGTTCTGAAAATCAG GACTTCTGGATTTGGCTACTTCGTACTGTGA